The following are encoded in a window of Cervus canadensis isolate Bull #8, Minnesota chromosome 11, ASM1932006v1, whole genome shotgun sequence genomic DNA:
- the LOC122450456 gene encoding olfactory receptor 5AN1-like has translation MIEGGNITKTMHFILLGFSDFPRIIVALFVLFLVIYILTLTCNLSLLILIRMDSHLHTPMYFFLSNLSFIDICYVTSIAPKMLYDFFQERKMITYVGCVVQYFVFSTMGLSESCLMTAMAYDRYAAICNPLLYSSIMSPALCGRMVLGSYLAGLSGSMSQLFAMVQLHFCGPNVINHFFCDMPQLLVLSCTDTFFARLLTAILTMIFGIINALVIMISYVYIVISIMKITTASGRSKAFNTCASHLTAVTLFYTSSTFVYLSSTSGGSSSFDRFASVFYTVMIPMLNPLIYSLRNKEIKDALKRLQKKRGCC, from the coding sequence ATGATTGAGGGAGGCAATATTACAAAGACCATGCATTTTATCCTTTTGGGCTTCTCAGATTTTCCCAGAATCATAGTAGCGCTCTTTGTCCTATTCCTGGTGATATACATTTTGACCCTGACGTGTAACCTGTCCCTCCTCATCTTAATAAGAATggactcccacctccacacccccatgtacttcttcctcagtaACTTGTCCTTCATAGATATCTGCTATGTGACCTCCATAGCCCCTAAGATGCTCTACGACTTCTTTCAGGAGCGGAAAATGATCACCTACGTGGGTTGTGTTGTTCAGTACTTTGTATTTTCCACCATGGGGCTGAGTGAGTCTTGCCTCATGACCGCCATGGCTTATGACCGATATGCTGCCATTTGTAACCCACTCCTCTATTCCTCAATCATGTCGCCCGCTCTCTGCGGTCGGATGGTGCTGGGATCCTACTTGGCTGGACTCTCTGGCTCTATGTCCCAATTGTTTGCAATGGTCCAGCTCCACTTCTGTGGGCCTAATGTCATcaaccacttcttctgtgacatGCCCCAGCTGTTAGTTCTGTCCTGCACTGACACTTTCTTTGCACGACTCTTGACTGCCATATTAACAATGATCTTTGGGATAATAAATGCCTTAGTTATCATGATATCCTATGTCTACATTGTCATCTCCATCATGAAGATCACGACAGCAAGCGGCAGGTCCAAGGCTTTCAACACCTGTGCTTCCCACCTGACAGCAGTCACTCTCTTTTATACCTCAAGTACCTTTGTCTATTTGAGTTCTACCTCTGGTGGTTCCTCCAGCTTTGACAGATTTGCATCAGTCTTCTACACGGTGATGATTCCCATGTTGAATCCTTTGATTTACAGTCTGAggaacaaagaaatcaaagatgccTTGAAAAGGTTACAGAAGAAGAGAGGGTGTTGCTGA